A part of Williamwhitmania sp. genomic DNA contains:
- a CDS encoding GDSL-type esterase/lipase family protein produces MSRQKIYVMLVTTLLLASIPFGRTEGLGKIGNKAIIENPDEMATGSISEVRILHIGDSHIQADFFTGEVRRLLRQYLHDTLPQRGFIFPFAVAGSNNPTDFKSTATGSWQTLKSTNSPVTESLGVNGLALSTSDAKATITIKIKSENSRFNRVRVFYSTKGGFKPSVVGNFTVTQTVEENLHEITFNLSRKSDSLTLKVLSREEDGELLLHGIILEDTCSKFSYNVAGLNGATTTSFTRCKMLQSEVESINPTVVIISLGTNDAYIPSFSPIELKNNLDALIANIHQSAPSALIVLTTPGDFLAKGHRRTTRPQTAAEVIVQVAHKHHLPVWNFFEAMGGKGSIDAWRGKGLAAPDGLHLSKEGYKVQGQMFFEWLTGLNT; encoded by the coding sequence ATGAGTAGGCAAAAGATCTACGTGATGCTTGTGACAACCCTGCTCCTTGCCTCTATCCCATTTGGGAGAACCGAAGGATTGGGCAAAATCGGCAACAAAGCCATCATTGAAAATCCCGACGAGATGGCCACAGGCAGTATATCGGAGGTTAGGATATTGCACATTGGTGACTCCCACATTCAAGCCGATTTCTTTACCGGTGAAGTTCGTCGACTGCTACGCCAATATCTCCACGACACCCTACCCCAGCGCGGATTTATCTTTCCCTTTGCCGTGGCAGGAAGCAACAACCCCACCGACTTTAAATCGACGGCAACCGGCAGCTGGCAAACGCTAAAGAGTACCAACAGCCCAGTAACCGAATCGCTAGGTGTAAATGGTTTAGCGCTCTCCACCAGCGACGCCAAGGCGACCATAACCATTAAGATAAAATCAGAAAACAGCCGCTTTAATCGCGTCAGGGTGTTTTACAGTACAAAAGGAGGCTTTAAACCAAGTGTTGTGGGCAACTTCACCGTTACCCAAACAGTGGAAGAGAACCTACATGAAATTACCTTCAACTTAAGCAGAAAGAGTGATTCCCTTACCCTAAAGGTTTTGTCAAGGGAAGAGGATGGTGAGCTGCTGCTCCACGGCATTATTCTGGAGGACACATGCAGCAAATTCTCCTACAATGTTGCCGGTCTCAACGGTGCCACAACCACCAGCTTTACACGATGTAAAATGCTCCAATCGGAAGTTGAGAGTATAAACCCCACCGTGGTGATAATTTCACTGGGAACCAACGATGCATACATCCCTTCATTCTCTCCAATTGAGCTAAAGAATAACTTAGATGCGCTGATTGCCAACATACATCAATCGGCTCCAAGCGCGCTTATTGTGCTTACCACCCCCGGCGATTTTCTGGCAAAGGGGCACCGACGAACCACCAGACCACAAACTGCAGCAGAGGTAATCGTCCAAGTTGCCCATAAGCACCACCTCCCCGTTTGGAACTTTTTTGAGGCTATGGGAGGTAAAGGCTCCATTGATGCATGGAGAGGCAAAGGACTGGCTGCACCCGATGGGCTGCACCTCTCCAAGGAAGGTTACAAAGTGCAGGGGCAAATGTTTTTTGAATGGTTAACCGGTCTAAACACCTAG
- a CDS encoding TIM-barrel domain-containing protein: MIRKAQAVLAFGLMSAVCSAQPASRQFIGVKDSLGTMVVNVSDGHYTIVAFNEKMVQTTFYPKGIQEKNFSFAVCMTPQKPELAISQSATSASIQVGKGLKIVITKSPFNIGYYYHDTLLIAENKGYERTDSTQIMSLSIQPKEVLYGGGERALGMNHRGYDLTLYNRAHYGYQEHSELMNYTLPMFLSSKRYAVLFDNASLGWLDLDSHENNTINYTTMSGTINYCVIAGDSWYDLENQYTQLTGRQPLPPRWAFGNFSSRFGYHSQQQVLSTVDKFFKDSIPLDAVIIDIYWFGKGIFGDMGRLDWYRDSFPEPIKMMQTLKAKGVKTILVTEPFILTTSTRWQEAVDNQVLGTDTSGKPYTFDFYFGHTGLIDIFKPKAQQWFWNIYKGLTKQGVDGWWGDLGEPEVHPAGLQHVIGSANEVHNAYGHIWAKVVFDGYKKDFPNTRPFILMRAGYAGSQRYGMIPWSGDVSRSWGGLVPQPEIALQMGMQGLGYAHSDLGGFAGGEKIDNELYIRWLQYGVFQPIFRPHAQEQIPPEPVFQNDTTMAYAKAAVELRYKLLPYVYSLAFDNSQTGKPLMRPLFFNEPNNPQLLTYDKAYMWGDAFLVSPVKAQGIKEQAVYLPKGTSWTDFFTGKVYNGGKDITLPLTLNHIPVLVKGGAIIPMLQKVASTTQANFNQLEVHYYLDPAVATSSYDLYNDDGETPNDYINGNYEKLNIEVSNTSRLLAFMFAPEIGKIYTIAKDKDILLTIHNSPKKPKKVLVNGKKQGEWSWVNGEVAINISVPTTSNTKVTLKY; the protein is encoded by the coding sequence ATGATACGAAAAGCGCAAGCTGTTTTGGCTTTTGGACTAATGAGCGCAGTGTGTAGCGCACAGCCAGCAAGCCGCCAATTTATTGGAGTAAAGGATTCTCTTGGCACCATGGTAGTTAACGTTTCCGACGGCCATTACACAATTGTTGCTTTCAACGAAAAGATGGTGCAAACCACCTTCTATCCAAAAGGAATTCAGGAAAAGAATTTTTCTTTTGCAGTGTGTATGACTCCTCAGAAACCTGAACTTGCCATTAGCCAATCCGCCACATCGGCCTCCATTCAGGTGGGCAAAGGCCTCAAGATTGTCATTACAAAGAGTCCATTCAACATTGGCTACTACTACCACGACACGCTGCTTATTGCTGAGAACAAAGGCTATGAGCGCACCGATTCAACTCAAATTATGAGTTTGTCGATACAGCCTAAGGAGGTGCTCTATGGCGGAGGAGAGCGTGCGCTGGGAATGAACCATCGTGGCTACGACCTAACGCTCTATAATAGGGCTCACTATGGCTATCAGGAGCATTCTGAATTAATGAACTATACACTCCCGATGTTCCTCTCCAGCAAGCGCTATGCGGTGCTCTTCGACAACGCCTCGCTGGGCTGGCTTGATCTCGACAGCCACGAGAATAACACCATAAACTATACCACCATGAGCGGTACCATTAACTATTGTGTAATAGCTGGCGATAGCTGGTACGATTTGGAAAACCAATACACCCAGCTCACAGGTAGGCAGCCACTACCTCCCCGCTGGGCCTTTGGCAACTTCAGCAGCCGGTTTGGATACCATTCTCAGCAACAGGTTCTCTCCACGGTGGATAAGTTTTTCAAGGACTCCATTCCGTTGGATGCCGTTATCATCGATATTTACTGGTTTGGCAAGGGCATTTTTGGTGACATGGGTCGTCTCGACTGGTACCGTGACAGCTTTCCAGAGCCAATCAAAATGATGCAAACGCTAAAAGCAAAAGGGGTGAAAACCATATTGGTAACAGAGCCATTCATCCTCACCACCTCTACACGATGGCAGGAGGCTGTTGACAACCAAGTGCTGGGAACCGACACCAGCGGAAAACCCTACACCTTCGATTTCTACTTTGGTCATACTGGACTGATCGACATTTTTAAACCAAAAGCACAACAGTGGTTCTGGAACATATACAAAGGACTTACCAAGCAAGGAGTTGATGGCTGGTGGGGCGACCTAGGTGAACCGGAGGTTCATCCGGCAGGGCTGCAGCACGTGATTGGCAGTGCCAACGAGGTTCATAACGCCTACGGCCACATCTGGGCAAAGGTTGTATTCGATGGGTATAAGAAAGACTTCCCAAATACTAGGCCATTCATTCTGATGAGAGCAGGCTATGCTGGCTCTCAGCGATACGGAATGATTCCGTGGAGTGGAGATGTTAGCCGCAGCTGGGGTGGATTGGTACCTCAACCCGAAATAGCACTGCAGATGGGAATGCAAGGGCTTGGGTATGCGCACTCCGACCTTGGTGGATTTGCCGGGGGCGAAAAGATTGACAACGAACTCTACATCCGTTGGTTGCAGTATGGAGTTTTCCAACCCATATTCAGGCCACATGCACAGGAGCAGATTCCACCTGAGCCTGTATTCCAGAACGACACCACCATGGCTTATGCCAAGGCAGCCGTTGAACTCCGGTATAAACTTCTACCCTACGTTTACTCACTTGCCTTTGACAACAGCCAAACAGGCAAACCACTTATGCGTCCGCTGTTTTTCAACGAGCCTAATAATCCACAGCTACTGACCTACGACAAGGCATACATGTGGGGCGATGCTTTTCTGGTTTCACCTGTAAAGGCCCAAGGAATAAAGGAACAGGCAGTGTATTTACCAAAGGGAACAAGCTGGACCGATTTCTTCACTGGGAAGGTTTACAATGGAGGCAAGGATATCACCCTACCACTTACGCTCAACCACATTCCGGTTTTAGTTAAAGGCGGTGCCATAATCCCCATGCTGCAAAAGGTTGCCAGCACAACGCAAGCTAATTTCAACCAGCTGGAGGTACACTACTACCTCGATCCTGCTGTAGCAACATCCAGCTACGACCTATACAACGACGATGGTGAAACACCGAACGACTACATTAACGGAAACTATGAAAAGCTAAATATAGAAGTATCAAACACCAGCAGGCTGTTAGCATTTATGTTTGCACCCGAAATTGGTAAAATCTATACGATAGCCAAAGACAAAGACATTTTGTTGACCATCCATAACTCACCAAAAAAACCGAAGAAGGTATTGGTGAATGGGAAAAAGCAAGGTGAATGGAGTTGGGTCAATGGAGAAGTGGCCATAAACATCAGCGTTCCAACAACAAGCAACACAAAAGTAACTTTGAAATACTAA
- a CDS encoding MBOAT family O-acyltransferase, which yields MMETVTQLVRHFFLYSKTEPMLFSGIIFWGFLLVLLAGYQLVYRRNHLRNVYLLAFSLFFYYKSGGLFFWLLIFSTVIDYTLGLAIGKTEKKLVRKMLVSFSVIVNLGVLSYFKYAYFYINTINSWFGTHLHVTNLLAEWSNQISGSHFDPLVIILPVGISFYTFQTISYTVDVYRRLIPPVKSILDFGFYVSFFPQLVAGPIVRASEFIPQIYTKYHLSKDELSHAIFLIIIGLIKKIAVSNYISINFVDRIFLSPTSYSGFEILMGVYGYALQIYCDFSGYTDIALGVALLLGFRLPVNFNSPYKATSITNFWHRWHISLSRWLRDYLYIPLGGNRKGKIRTYANLLVTMLLGGLWHGASLKFMVWGGMHGVALATERLFGIGRSESQKKLSWWKKGVAIILTFNFVCLAWIPFRAGSFADASLIVSRIASAFSFTAIPSILLGYKSVFIVMAIGYAAHWFPSQAKENLRGKFIQAHWSIKILAIIAVAFTLAQVRSAEVLPFIYFQF from the coding sequence ATGATGGAGACGGTTACACAGCTGGTTAGGCATTTCTTCCTCTACTCCAAAACGGAGCCGATGCTCTTTTCTGGGATTATTTTCTGGGGTTTCCTGCTTGTGCTGCTAGCTGGTTATCAGCTGGTATACCGACGCAATCACCTCCGCAACGTATACCTGCTGGCGTTTAGCCTTTTCTTCTACTATAAGTCTGGAGGGCTATTTTTCTGGCTACTGATTTTCTCTACCGTTATTGACTATACCCTCGGTTTAGCCATTGGAAAAACGGAAAAGAAACTGGTTCGAAAGATGCTGGTTTCCTTCAGCGTAATAGTAAACCTTGGGGTGCTCTCCTACTTTAAGTATGCCTACTTCTACATCAACACCATCAACTCCTGGTTCGGGACACACTTGCATGTTACTAACCTACTGGCTGAGTGGAGCAACCAAATATCAGGAAGTCACTTCGATCCGCTGGTAATCATTCTTCCAGTTGGAATTTCATTCTATACGTTTCAAACCATCTCCTATACCGTCGATGTGTACCGTAGGCTTATTCCACCTGTAAAGAGCATACTCGATTTTGGGTTCTACGTGAGTTTCTTCCCGCAGCTTGTGGCTGGCCCCATTGTAAGGGCATCGGAATTCATACCCCAGATCTATACCAAATACCACCTCTCCAAGGACGAACTTAGCCACGCCATTTTTCTCATAATCATTGGATTGATAAAGAAAATTGCCGTTTCTAACTACATATCAATAAACTTTGTCGATAGAATATTCCTGTCGCCCACCTCCTACTCCGGTTTTGAGATTCTGATGGGTGTTTATGGATATGCACTTCAGATATACTGTGACTTTAGCGGCTACACCGATATTGCTCTTGGCGTAGCCCTTCTACTGGGTTTCCGCCTGCCTGTAAACTTCAACTCGCCCTACAAGGCCACTAGCATCACTAACTTTTGGCATCGATGGCACATATCGCTTTCGCGCTGGCTTCGCGACTACCTATACATACCGTTGGGTGGAAACCGAAAAGGGAAAATTCGTACCTACGCCAATCTGCTTGTGACAATGCTTCTGGGAGGGCTATGGCATGGGGCCAGCCTTAAGTTTATGGTTTGGGGCGGAATGCATGGCGTTGCGCTCGCCACAGAAAGACTGTTTGGCATTGGTCGTAGCGAAAGCCAAAAGAAACTTTCATGGTGGAAGAAAGGTGTTGCAATAATCCTAACATTTAATTTTGTTTGCTTAGCCTGGATACCTTTCAGGGCGGGCAGTTTCGCCGATGCCAGCTTAATAGTCTCACGCATTGCTTCAGCTTTCTCTTTTACAGCAATCCCAAGCATTTTGTTGGGCTATAAATCAGTATTTATAGTAATGGCAATTGGATATGCGGCACATTGGTTTCCATCGCAGGCAAAAGAAAACCTCCGGGGAAAGTTTATTCAAGCTCACTGGTCTATTAAAATCCTTGCAATAATAGCTGTTGCATTTACACTTGCACAGGTTCGGTCGGCTGAGGTGCTACCATTTATTTATTTCCAGTTTTAG